In Nocardioides sp. JQ2195, a genomic segment contains:
- the nusA gene encoding transcription termination factor NusA has product MDIDLSILRMLEQEKEIKFSVLVEAIEQALLTAYQKTGGAQPRARVVLDQKSGHVSVLAAELDDEGNVIGEYEDTPDGFGRIAATTAKQIMLQRLRDAEDEVKFGEFSGKEGDIISGIIQQGRNPDDVMVDLGKLEALLPLGERVPGEKYEHGERIKCMVVSVRKGMRGPQVTLSRTHPNLVRKLFALEVPEIADGTVEIAAIAREAGHRTKIAVHSKVPGVNAKGACIGPMGQRVRNIMSELHGEKIDIVDWSEDPAELVAHALSPARVRSVEIISLQERSARVVVPDFQLSLAIGKEGQNARLAARLTGWRIDIRSDDESSHERVETR; this is encoded by the coding sequence ATGGACATCGACCTGAGCATCCTCCGCATGCTCGAGCAGGAGAAGGAGATCAAGTTCTCCGTCCTGGTGGAGGCGATCGAGCAGGCCCTGCTCACTGCCTACCAGAAGACCGGGGGCGCGCAGCCGCGCGCGCGGGTGGTCCTCGACCAGAAGTCCGGTCACGTGTCGGTGCTGGCCGCCGAGCTCGACGACGAGGGCAACGTCATCGGCGAGTACGAGGACACCCCCGACGGGTTCGGCCGGATCGCGGCCACCACGGCGAAGCAGATCATGCTGCAGCGCCTGCGCGACGCCGAGGACGAGGTCAAGTTCGGCGAGTTCTCCGGCAAGGAGGGCGACATCATCTCCGGCATCATCCAGCAGGGTCGCAACCCGGACGACGTCATGGTCGACCTCGGAAAGCTGGAGGCACTGCTCCCGCTGGGCGAGCGGGTCCCCGGCGAGAAGTACGAGCACGGTGAGCGCATCAAGTGCATGGTGGTCTCGGTGCGCAAGGGCATGCGCGGTCCGCAGGTCACCCTCTCGCGTACCCACCCGAACCTGGTCCGCAAGCTCTTCGCACTCGAGGTGCCGGAGATTGCCGACGGCACCGTCGAGATCGCCGCCATCGCCCGGGAAGCCGGGCATCGCACCAAGATCGCGGTGCACTCGAAGGTGCCCGGCGTGAACGCCAAGGGTGCCTGCATCGGGCCGATGGGCCAGCGGGTGCGCAACATCATGTCCGAGCTGCACGGCGAGAAGATCGACATCGTCGACTGGTCGGAGGACCCCGCAGAGCTGGTCGCCCACGCGTTGTCACCGGCTCGGGTCCGCTCGGTGGAGATCATCTCTCTGCAGGAGCGGTCGGCACGGGTCGTCGTCCCCGACTTCCAGCTGTCGTTGGCGATCGGCAAGGAGGGCCAGAACGCCCGCCTGGCTGCGCGGCTCACGGGGTGGCGCATCGACATCCGCTCCGACGACGAGTCGTCGCACGAGCGCGTCGAAACCCGGTGA
- a CDS encoding bifunctional riboflavin kinase/FAD synthetase → MQIWRSLTEVPDGIGRTVVTIGNFDGCHLGHQHVVRRACEVGAERGGLPVVAVTFDPHPMAVLRPEHAPTSLTSIEERAALLRAAGADGVLVVPFDRDIAAWTPEQFIDRILVEALHASAVVVGANFRFGHRAAGDVATLREAGESRGFTAEGIELDGGPQVWSSTYVRTCLAAGDVSGAAEALGRPFTVRGAVVKGDQRGRDLGFPTANVPTTDAVAAPADGVYAGWLRRLDTDERFPAAISVGTNPTFDGVRERRVESYVLDRTDLELYGVEVEVAFVGRIRGMVKFEGIEKLVETMEDDVVRTREILGL, encoded by the coding sequence GTGCAGATCTGGCGTTCACTGACCGAAGTGCCCGACGGGATCGGGCGTACTGTGGTGACGATCGGCAACTTCGACGGCTGTCACCTCGGCCACCAGCACGTCGTACGCCGAGCGTGCGAGGTCGGTGCCGAGCGCGGTGGGCTCCCCGTCGTGGCGGTCACCTTCGACCCGCACCCGATGGCCGTGCTGCGACCCGAGCACGCGCCCACCAGCCTCACCTCGATCGAGGAGCGAGCCGCGTTGCTCCGGGCGGCCGGTGCCGACGGTGTGCTGGTCGTCCCGTTCGACCGTGACATCGCGGCGTGGACGCCCGAACAGTTCATCGACCGGATCCTGGTGGAGGCGCTGCACGCCTCGGCGGTGGTGGTCGGCGCCAACTTCCGCTTCGGGCACCGTGCCGCGGGCGACGTGGCCACCCTGCGCGAAGCAGGGGAGTCCCGCGGCTTCACGGCCGAGGGCATCGAGCTGGACGGGGGACCGCAGGTCTGGTCCTCGACCTATGTCCGCACCTGCCTGGCCGCTGGCGACGTCTCCGGCGCGGCCGAGGCGTTGGGGCGCCCGTTCACCGTCCGTGGTGCGGTGGTCAAGGGCGACCAGCGCGGTCGTGACCTCGGCTTCCCGACCGCCAACGTGCCCACCACCGATGCGGTCGCCGCTCCCGCGGACGGCGTGTACGCCGGTTGGCTGCGCCGCCTCGACACCGACGAGCGGTTCCCCGCGGCGATCAGCGTCGGCACCAACCCGACGTTCGACGGCGTGCGCGAGCGCCGCGTCGAGTCCTACGTGCTCGACCGCACCGACCTCGAGCTGTACGGCGTCGAGGTCGAGGTGGCGTTCGTCGGCCGGATCCGCGGCATGGTGAAGTTCGAGGGCATCGAGAAGCTGGTCGAGACGATGGAGGACGACGTCGTCCGCACCCGCGAGATCCTCGGGCTCTGA
- the truB gene encoding tRNA pseudouridine(55) synthase TruB, translated as MTPAPPPAGLVVVDKAGGMTSHDVVARVRRLAGTRKVGHAGTLDPMATGVLVLGVNRATRLLGHLMLTEKGYDATIRLGVSTTTDDAEGETTSTTPAGHVTEPEIRSALERFVGDIEQVPTAVSAIKVDGKRAYQRVRDGETVELKARPVTVHEIVVHSVVEEAEQRGRLETTPTSVDVRISVRCSSGTYIRAIARDLGEALGVGGHLTALRRTAVGGFDLSVATTLEQLGDEFTMVPIADAARATFPTYELDDEQAGDVRVGRKLSIDLEQLTAVFAPDGEFLALYEPAADAPGRARAVAVFTGGP; from the coding sequence GTGACCCCAGCACCTCCTCCCGCCGGCCTGGTCGTCGTCGACAAGGCCGGCGGGATGACGTCCCACGACGTGGTCGCGCGGGTACGCCGACTGGCCGGCACCCGCAAGGTCGGCCACGCCGGCACGCTCGACCCGATGGCGACCGGCGTGCTCGTGCTCGGGGTCAACCGGGCCACCCGGCTGCTCGGCCACCTGATGCTGACCGAGAAGGGCTACGACGCCACGATCCGTCTCGGTGTCTCGACCACCACGGACGATGCCGAGGGTGAGACCACCTCGACCACGCCTGCCGGTCATGTCACCGAGCCGGAGATCCGGTCGGCCCTCGAGCGTTTCGTGGGAGACATCGAGCAGGTGCCCACCGCCGTCTCCGCGATCAAGGTCGACGGGAAGCGGGCCTACCAACGGGTGCGTGACGGGGAGACCGTCGAGCTGAAGGCGCGCCCGGTGACCGTGCACGAGATCGTGGTGCACTCGGTGGTTGAGGAGGCCGAGCAACGAGGCCGTCTCGAGACCACCCCGACATCTGTCGACGTGCGCATCTCGGTGCGTTGCTCCAGCGGCACCTACATCCGCGCCATCGCCCGCGACCTCGGCGAGGCACTCGGGGTGGGCGGTCACCTGACCGCCTTGCGGCGCACGGCCGTCGGTGGCTTCGACCTGTCCGTGGCGACGACGCTCGAGCAGCTCGGCGACGAGTTCACGATGGTGCCGATCGCCGACGCAGCCCGAGCCACCTTCCCGACGTACGAACTGGATGACGAGCAGGCCGGCGACGTCCGCGTGGGCCGCAAGCTCAGCATCGACCTGGAGCAGCTCACCGCGGTCTTCGCACCCGACGGGGAGTTCCTGGCGCTCTACGAGCCTGCCGCGGACGCCCCCGGTCGAGCTCGCGCCGTCGCCGTCTTCACGGGTGGTCCCTGA
- the infB gene encoding translation initiation factor IF-2 has protein sequence MAKPRVHELAKEFGVESKFVLEKLKEMGEFVKSASSTVEPPVANRFKKEYGEQLKAAAATSAPEAPQEAPAKKAAAKPGPKPPAKKAAAEPAPAPADEAPATEGQPTQAPSTPEAPAAVSATKPGPKPGPKPGPKPAAAPEAPEAPAAKAPSPKAPAPKAPPPRPVGKPGGTPRPGNNPFSSSQGMGRRPAPADRGPAPAGGTGGAAGGDQQRPPRPPASRDGGAGRSSGMPRPNPAMMPKSPAAFGGGPGGRGPGGPGGRGGPGGGRGGAPGRGAPGGAPGQRPGGFGPSGGGRPGGGRPGGNRPGQRGQTQGAFGRPGGPSRRGRKSKRARRQEFEAMQAPTIGGVRVRKGDGETVRLARGASLTDFAEKINVDAAALVQMLFSLGEMVTATESVDEATFELLGEELNYVVQIVSPEDEDRALLEGFDLEFGADEGDEDDLSFRPPVVTVMGHVDHGKTKLLDALRSANVVDKEAGGITQHIGAYQVATEVDGEDRRITFIDTPGHEAFTAMRARGAQATDIAILVVAADDGVMPQTVEALNHAKAADVPIVVAVNKIDKPEADPTKVRGQLTEYGLVPEEYGGDVMFVDVSAKSELHLDKLLEAVVLTADASLDLRANPNQDAQGMVIEAHLDRGRGPVATVLVQRGTLRVGDSIVAGAGHGRVRAMLDEHGNNIEEADPARPAMVLGLNAAPGAGQTFIVVDDDRMARQIAEKREARERAAMQAKRRVRRTLEDFMASMEKGESQELNLILKGDVSGSVEALEDSLAQIDVGEEVSLRVIDRGVGAITETNVDLAAASDAIIIGFNVRPQGKAGQMADKEGVEIRYYSVIYQAIEEIEAALKGMLKPEYEEASLGKAEIREIFRSSKAGNIAGCMVIDGTVRRNAKARVLRDGAVIADNLDLASLKREKDDASEVREGFECGLVLKNFQDIKIGDVVESFEMREIPRS, from the coding sequence GTGGCCAAGCCCCGAGTACACGAACTCGCCAAGGAATTCGGCGTCGAGAGCAAGTTTGTTCTCGAGAAGCTGAAGGAGATGGGGGAGTTCGTCAAGTCTGCGTCCTCGACCGTGGAACCCCCGGTCGCGAACCGATTCAAGAAGGAGTACGGCGAGCAGCTCAAGGCTGCTGCCGCCACTTCCGCCCCTGAGGCGCCCCAGGAGGCCCCGGCCAAGAAGGCCGCGGCCAAGCCCGGCCCCAAGCCGCCGGCCAAGAAGGCCGCCGCGGAGCCGGCTCCTGCTCCTGCCGACGAGGCCCCGGCAACCGAGGGGCAGCCCACCCAGGCGCCCTCCACCCCGGAGGCTCCGGCTGCCGTCTCAGCGACCAAGCCCGGCCCGAAGCCCGGGCCCAAGCCCGGCCCCAAGCCGGCTGCGGCTCCGGAGGCACCCGAGGCACCGGCCGCCAAGGCCCCCTCGCCGAAGGCCCCCGCGCCCAAGGCTCCGCCGCCGCGTCCGGTCGGCAAGCCCGGCGGCACCCCGCGTCCGGGCAACAACCCGTTCTCCTCCAGCCAGGGCATGGGACGACGCCCGGCTCCGGCCGACCGTGGTCCGGCTCCGGCTGGCGGCACCGGCGGTGCCGCGGGCGGCGACCAGCAGCGCCCGCCGCGTCCCCCGGCCTCCCGTGACGGCGGCGCAGGTCGCTCCAGCGGCATGCCGCGCCCCAACCCGGCGATGATGCCCAAGTCCCCGGCTGCCTTCGGTGGCGGTCCCGGCGGCCGTGGGCCCGGTGGTCCCGGCGGTCGTGGAGGCCCCGGTGGCGGTCGTGGCGGAGCGCCCGGCCGCGGTGCCCCCGGTGGCGCCCCCGGCCAGCGTCCCGGCGGCTTCGGCCCGTCCGGCGGCGGTCGTCCCGGTGGCGGTCGTCCCGGTGGGAACCGGCCCGGTCAGCGTGGTCAGACCCAGGGTGCCTTCGGTCGCCCCGGCGGTCCGTCGCGTCGTGGTCGCAAGTCGAAGCGGGCACGTCGTCAGGAATTCGAGGCCATGCAGGCCCCGACGATCGGTGGCGTGCGCGTCCGCAAGGGTGACGGCGAGACCGTGCGCCTGGCACGGGGCGCGTCCCTGACCGACTTCGCCGAGAAGATCAACGTCGACGCCGCGGCCCTGGTGCAGATGCTCTTCTCGCTCGGCGAGATGGTCACCGCCACCGAGTCGGTCGACGAGGCGACGTTCGAGCTGCTCGGCGAAGAGCTGAACTACGTCGTCCAGATCGTCTCCCCGGAGGACGAGGACCGTGCCCTCCTCGAGGGCTTCGACCTCGAGTTCGGTGCCGACGAGGGTGACGAGGACGACCTGTCCTTCCGTCCGCCGGTCGTCACCGTCATGGGTCACGTCGACCACGGAAAGACCAAGCTCCTCGACGCCCTTCGCAGCGCGAACGTGGTCGACAAGGAAGCCGGTGGCATCACCCAGCACATCGGCGCCTACCAGGTCGCGACGGAGGTGGACGGCGAGGACCGTCGGATCACCTTCATCGACACCCCGGGTCACGAGGCGTTCACCGCCATGCGTGCCCGTGGTGCCCAGGCCACCGACATCGCGATCCTCGTGGTCGCGGCCGACGACGGTGTCATGCCGCAGACGGTCGAGGCGTTGAACCACGCCAAGGCTGCGGACGTGCCGATCGTGGTCGCGGTGAACAAGATCGACAAGCCGGAGGCCGACCCGACCAAGGTCCGTGGCCAGCTCACCGAGTACGGCCTGGTGCCCGAGGAATACGGCGGCGACGTCATGTTCGTCGACGTCTCGGCCAAGTCGGAGCTCCACCTCGACAAGCTGCTCGAGGCCGTCGTCCTCACCGCCGATGCATCCCTCGACCTGCGGGCCAACCCCAACCAGGACGCCCAGGGCATGGTCATCGAGGCGCACCTCGACCGTGGCCGCGGCCCGGTTGCCACGGTGCTGGTCCAGCGCGGGACGCTGCGTGTCGGTGACTCGATCGTCGCCGGCGCCGGCCACGGTCGCGTCCGGGCGATGCTCGACGAGCACGGCAACAACATCGAGGAGGCCGACCCGGCCCGTCCCGCGATGGTGCTCGGCCTGAACGCCGCCCCCGGCGCCGGTCAGACCTTCATCGTCGTCGACGACGACCGGATGGCCCGCCAGATCGCCGAGAAGCGCGAGGCACGCGAGCGTGCGGCCATGCAGGCCAAGCGTCGCGTGCGTCGTACCCTCGAGGACTTCATGGCCTCCATGGAGAAGGGCGAGAGCCAGGAGCTCAACCTCATCCTCAAGGGCGACGTGTCCGGTTCGGTCGAGGCCCTCGAGGACTCGCTGGCCCAGATCGACGTCGGCGAGGAAGTCTCGCTGCGCGTCATCGACCGCGGTGTCGGTGCGATCACCGAGACCAACGTCGACCTCGCAGCCGCCTCGGACGCCATCATCATCGGCTTCAACGTCCGGCCCCAGGGCAAGGCGGGCCAGATGGCCGACAAGGAAGGTGTCGAGATTCGCTACTACTCGGTCATCTACCAGGCGATCGAGGAGATCGAGGCCGCGCTCAAGGGCATGCTCAAGCCGGAGTACGAGGAAGCCTCCCTGGGCAAGGCGGAGATCCGCGAGATCTTCCGCTCGTCCAAGGCCGGCAACATCGCAGGCTGCATGGTCATCGACGGCACGGTTCGCCGCAACGCGAAGGCGCGCGTCCTGCGCGACGGAGCGGTCATCGCGGACAACCTCGACCTGGCCTCGCTCAAGCGGGAGAAGGACGACGCCTCCGAGGTCCGCGAGGGCTTCGAGTGTGGTCTGGTGCTCAAGAACTTCCAGGACATCAAGATCGGCGATGTCGTGGAGTCGTTCGAGATGCGCGAGATCCCGCGCAGCTGA
- a CDS encoding proline--tRNA ligase, with product MILRMSKLFVRTLRDDPADAEVPSHRLLVRAGYVRRAAPGIYTWLPLGLRVLRNVEAIIREEMDAIGAQELQFPALLPREPYEATNRWTDYGDGIFRLKDRKGGDYLLGPTHEEMFTLAVKDMYSSYKDLPVWLYQIQNKYRDEARPRAGILRGREFVMKDSYSFDTTDEGLDASYAAHRAAYIKTFDRLGFDYVIVKATSGAMGGSRSEEFLASAEVGEDTYVRCSACDYAANVEAVAVRPPAAQSYDDVPAAHAEQTPDTPTIQTLVDVLNDKFPRDDRAWRAGDTLKNVMVMLKHPDGSREPLAIGLPGDREVDQKRLEGQLEPIEVEPMDEAEMAKHPALVKGYIGAGVLGEESRSGIRYLVDPRVVEGTRWVTGADVSGQHVIDLVAGRDFTPDGTVEAAEVRDGDPCPNCEDGSLQTARGIEMGHIFQLGRLYAEALDLKVLDENGKLVTVTMGSYGIGVSRAVAAIAEGNHDELGLVWPREIAPADVHLVATGKDPDVYAAAERIAADLSKAGVDVIFDDRPTKVSPGVKFKDAELIGVPTIAVVGRGLADDGTIEVKDRRSGERENVALADVVRHLTSLVKG from the coding sequence ATGATCCTTCGGATGTCCAAGCTCTTCGTTCGCACCCTCCGTGACGACCCCGCCGATGCGGAGGTCCCCAGCCACCGGCTGCTGGTGCGGGCCGGCTACGTGCGGCGCGCCGCCCCGGGCATCTACACCTGGTTGCCGCTGGGCCTTCGGGTGCTGCGCAACGTGGAGGCGATCATCCGCGAGGAGATGGACGCGATCGGTGCCCAGGAGCTCCAGTTCCCCGCACTGCTGCCCCGTGAGCCCTACGAGGCCACCAACCGCTGGACCGACTACGGCGACGGCATCTTCCGGCTGAAGGACCGCAAGGGCGGTGACTACCTGCTCGGCCCCACCCACGAGGAGATGTTCACCCTCGCCGTCAAGGACATGTACTCCTCCTACAAGGACCTCCCGGTCTGGCTCTACCAGATCCAGAACAAGTACCGCGACGAGGCGCGTCCCCGCGCGGGGATCCTGCGCGGGCGTGAGTTCGTGATGAAGGACTCCTACTCCTTCGACACCACCGACGAGGGCCTCGACGCCTCGTACGCCGCCCACCGTGCGGCCTACATCAAGACCTTCGACCGCCTGGGCTTCGACTACGTCATCGTCAAGGCCACCTCGGGTGCCATGGGCGGGTCCAGGTCCGAGGAGTTCCTGGCCAGTGCCGAGGTCGGCGAGGACACCTACGTCAGGTGCAGCGCCTGCGACTACGCCGCCAACGTGGAGGCGGTGGCAGTGCGGCCTCCCGCCGCCCAGTCGTATGACGACGTGCCCGCTGCCCACGCTGAGCAGACCCCTGACACGCCCACGATCCAGACCCTGGTCGACGTGCTCAACGACAAGTTCCCCCGTGACGACCGAGCCTGGCGGGCCGGGGACACCCTCAAGAACGTCATGGTCATGCTGAAGCACCCCGACGGCTCCCGGGAGCCCCTGGCCATCGGCCTCCCCGGTGACCGTGAGGTCGACCAGAAGCGCCTGGAGGGACAGCTCGAGCCGATCGAGGTCGAGCCCATGGACGAGGCCGAGATGGCCAAGCACCCCGCCCTGGTCAAGGGCTACATCGGTGCCGGAGTGCTGGGTGAGGAGTCCAGGTCGGGCATCCGTTACCTGGTCGACCCGCGCGTCGTCGAGGGCACCCGCTGGGTGACCGGTGCCGACGTGTCGGGCCAGCACGTCATCGACCTGGTCGCCGGGCGCGACTTCACGCCCGACGGCACCGTCGAGGCGGCGGAGGTCCGTGACGGCGACCCCTGCCCCAACTGCGAGGACGGCAGCCTCCAGACGGCGCGCGGCATCGAGATGGGTCACATCTTCCAGCTCGGTCGGCTCTACGCCGAGGCACTCGACCTCAAGGTGCTCGACGAGAACGGCAAGCTGGTCACGGTGACCATGGGGTCCTACGGCATCGGCGTCTCCCGTGCGGTCGCCGCCATCGCGGAGGGCAACCACGACGAGCTCGGCCTGGTCTGGCCGCGTGAGATCGCGCCGGCCGACGTGCACCTCGTCGCCACCGGCAAGGACCCCGACGTCTACGCAGCCGCCGAGCGCATTGCGGCCGATCTCTCCAAGGCCGGCGTCGACGTGATCTTCGACGACCGCCCGACCAAGGTGAGCCCCGGCGTGAAGTTCAAGGACGCCGAGCTGATCGGCGTACCCACCATCGCCGTGGTCGGCCGGGGGCTCGCGGACGACGGGACCATCGAGGTCAAGGACCGTCGCTCCGGCGAGCGCGAGAACGTGGCGCTCGCCGACGTCGTCCGACACCTGACCAGCCTGGTCAAGGGCTGA
- a CDS encoding ferritin-like domain-containing protein — MSDTSPLQTTLAAEHAAVWLYTTLGGQTSESAQPKLFDTVSSGYTRHRTRRDQLVRWIRDAGEQPVAAEVAYELPNQLRTPDEVEAAGLQIEQRCTVTYADMVGRTVAAEREWAIKALLDASLRELDLGGAPQDLPGIDT, encoded by the coding sequence ATGAGCGACACGTCGCCGTTGCAGACCACGCTGGCCGCGGAGCATGCCGCCGTGTGGCTCTACACCACGCTCGGCGGCCAGACCTCGGAGTCTGCCCAGCCGAAGCTCTTCGACACCGTCAGCAGCGGGTACACCCGGCACCGCACCCGCCGGGACCAGCTCGTGCGCTGGATCCGTGACGCCGGCGAGCAGCCGGTGGCCGCGGAGGTCGCCTACGAGCTGCCGAACCAGCTGCGCACCCCCGACGAGGTGGAGGCTGCCGGCCTTCAGATCGAGCAACGGTGCACCGTGACGTATGCCGACATGGTCGGGCGCACGGTCGCCGCCGAGCGCGAGTGGGCGATCAAGGCCCTGCTCGATGCCAGCCTGCGCGAGCTCGACCTGGGTGGAGCCCCGCAGGACCTGCCGGGCATCGACACCTGA
- a CDS encoding YlxR family protein, with product MCVGCRERATTLELIRVVAGSDDHGPAVVPDLDGTAPGRGAHLHPTPACLALAVRRRAFPRALRFAGGLDVTALSSLIDTSTDTTP from the coding sequence ATGTGCGTGGGATGTCGCGAGCGGGCCACCACGCTTGAGTTGATCCGGGTTGTCGCCGGGTCGGACGACCATGGCCCCGCCGTGGTGCCCGATCTCGACGGCACGGCTCCTGGTCGGGGCGCACACCTGCACCCCACACCAGCGTGCCTTGCCCTGGCAGTGCGCAGACGGGCGTTCCCGAGAGCCTTGCGGTTCGCGGGGGGCCTCGACGTCACCGCCCTGAGCAGCCTGATCGACACGAGCACTGACACCACACCGTGA
- the rimP gene encoding ribosome maturation factor RimP, translating to MSSAKSDATRDRIEAELIDPLSTFGLDVEAVEITPAGKRRVLRVAVDKDGGVTLDDVAEATREIERVLDTSDVMGEHPYTLEVTSRGVDRPLTLPRHWRRNEDRLVKVSMIEGDEVEGRIGSSTDSAVSLDVNGSTQEIAYADISKAKVQIEFNRKSRDV from the coding sequence ATGAGCAGCGCCAAGTCTGACGCAACCAGGGATCGCATCGAAGCGGAACTCATTGACCCCCTGTCGACCTTCGGGCTCGACGTCGAAGCGGTCGAGATCACTCCGGCCGGCAAGCGCCGCGTGCTGCGTGTCGCCGTCGACAAGGACGGCGGCGTCACTCTCGACGACGTCGCGGAGGCGACGCGCGAGATCGAGCGGGTGCTCGACACCTCCGACGTGATGGGGGAGCACCCCTACACGCTCGAGGTGACCTCGCGTGGTGTCGATCGGCCGCTCACCCTGCCGCGCCACTGGCGTCGCAACGAGGACCGGTTGGTGAAGGTGTCGATGATCGAGGGCGACGAGGTCGAGGGCCGCATCGGCTCGTCCACCGACTCCGCGGTCAGCCTCGACGTCAACGGATCCACCCAAGAAATCGCCTACGCCGACATCTCCAAGGCCAAGGTCCAGATCGAGTTCAACCGAAAGAGCAGGGACGTCTGA
- a CDS encoding HAD family hydrolase → MSPAGRLDAVIFDWGGTLTQWHDIDFHAECLALAQAVIATPSKDDDHHAHAARLHAAGDVIWGRSRDHQESSTVADLFTEAGLEHDPELLAAYREFWEPHTGTDQQVAPLFDGLHGLGLKVGVLSNTIWPRAWHEEFFRRDGVDHLIDGDVYTSEIPWTKPSPDAFGAAMAAVGVDDPARCVYVGDRLFDDIWGARNAGMRAIHVPHSAIPRNQVGHSEGVPDAVVQELAEVLPVVADWHVRA, encoded by the coding sequence GTGAGCCCAGCCGGTCGGTTGGACGCCGTCATCTTCGACTGGGGCGGCACCCTGACGCAGTGGCACGACATCGACTTCCACGCGGAGTGCCTGGCGCTGGCCCAGGCAGTGATCGCCACACCCAGCAAGGACGACGACCACCACGCACACGCTGCCCGGCTGCACGCGGCCGGTGATGTCATCTGGGGGCGCTCGCGCGACCACCAAGAGAGCTCGACCGTGGCTGACCTCTTCACCGAGGCAGGGTTGGAGCACGACCCGGAGCTGTTGGCCGCCTACCGGGAGTTCTGGGAGCCGCACACCGGCACCGATCAGCAGGTGGCGCCGTTGTTCGACGGCCTGCACGGCCTGGGGCTCAAGGTCGGTGTGCTGTCGAACACGATCTGGCCACGCGCGTGGCACGAGGAGTTCTTCCGCCGGGACGGCGTGGACCACCTGATCGACGGTGACGTCTACACCAGCGAGATCCCGTGGACCAAGCCATCGCCCGACGCGTTCGGTGCGGCCATGGCGGCCGTCGGGGTCGACGACCCCGCTCGCTGCGTCTACGTGGGGGACCGGCTCTTCGACGACATCTGGGGTGCCCGCAACGCCGGGATGCGTGCCATCCACGTCCCGCACAGCGCGATTCCGCGCAACCAGGTCGGACACTCAGAAGGAGTGCCCGACGCGGTGGTCCAGGAGCTCGCCGAGGTGCTGCCAGTCGTCGCCGACTGGCATGTGCGGGCCTGA
- a CDS encoding histidine phosphatase family protein: MSDLQCASRIVLARHGEAEYESDLLTDEGGSLTHLGRRQAVELAEKLAGRKVAHVWTSTLARAVQTGEIVAATLGVAVSTRSALDEFSCGEYAGLPRADDPFAETYLRWLEGELDTRAPGAETGTEGIERLRATLSDIADQYRGESVLVISHGGLLRLGVPALARMSGIEMTRLDNCDTIEIDIDGDGWVCRSWG; the protein is encoded by the coding sequence ATGAGCGACCTGCAGTGCGCCAGTCGGATCGTCCTGGCCAGGCACGGTGAGGCGGAGTACGAGTCGGACCTGCTCACCGACGAGGGCGGGTCACTGACCCACCTCGGGCGTCGCCAGGCGGTCGAGCTCGCCGAGAAACTGGCCGGTCGCAAGGTGGCGCACGTCTGGACCAGCACGCTGGCCCGCGCCGTGCAGACCGGGGAGATCGTGGCCGCGACCCTCGGCGTGGCCGTGAGCACCCGCTCGGCGCTGGACGAGTTCTCCTGCGGCGAGTACGCCGGGCTCCCGCGCGCCGACGACCCGTTCGCCGAGACCTACCTGCGCTGGCTCGAGGGCGAGCTGGACACCCGGGCCCCCGGCGCCGAGACCGGCACCGAGGGCATCGAGCGACTCCGGGCGACGCTGTCGGACATCGCCGACCAGTACCGCGGGGAGAGCGTGCTCGTGATCAGCCACGGTGGCCTGCTCCGGCTCGGGGTCCCGGCGCTGGCACGGATGTCCGGGATCGAGATGACCCGCCTGGACAACTGCGACACGATCGAGATCGACATCGACGGTGACGGCTGGGTCTGCCGGAGCTGGGGCTGA
- the rbfA gene encoding 30S ribosome-binding factor RbfA, with the protein MASPRVRKIADRIKIIVAEMLERRVKDPRLGFVTVTDVRVSGDSQHATVFYTVLGEEDSLAGTAAALESAKGLIRSEVGKQLGIRHVPTLEFIHDALPETARQLDDVLARAREIDEQVAATRMGATYAGGDDPYKKPHEDAADPDPDTDADDE; encoded by the coding sequence ATGGCCAGCCCACGGGTTCGCAAGATCGCGGACCGGATCAAGATCATCGTCGCCGAGATGTTGGAGCGTCGCGTCAAGGACCCGCGCCTGGGTTTCGTGACCGTCACCGACGTGCGCGTCTCCGGCGACAGCCAACACGCGACCGTGTTCTACACGGTGCTCGGCGAGGAGGACTCGCTGGCCGGCACCGCGGCTGCCCTCGAGTCGGCCAAGGGCCTGATCCGCTCGGAGGTCGGCAAGCAGCTGGGCATCCGTCACGTCCCGACCCTGGAGTTCATCCACGACGCCCTCCCGGAGACGGCGCGCCAGCTCGACGACGTGCTCGCCCGGGCGCGGGAGATCGACGAGCAGGTGGCCGCCACCCGCATGGGCGCGACCTACGCCGGGGGCGACGACCCCTACAAGAAGCCGCACGAGGACGCCGCCGACCCGGACCCGGACACCGACGCGGACGACGAGTGA